A single region of the Xenopus laevis strain J_2021 chromosome 4L, Xenopus_laevis_v10.1, whole genome shotgun sequence genome encodes:
- the LOC121402872 gene encoding lysosomal acid phosphatase-like, whose amino-acid sequence MDFISAFLQMVAKKNGLSDCTLESVWSVYDVLFCEKMHNFCLPTWATTNVLAKLKKLMDFSFIFQFGIHERVKKARLQGGLLVNKILKNMMAKADNSTYDLKLVAYSTHENTLGALQIALNVYNGQQAPYASCQIFELFEEDTRDFTVQMYFRNQSGETPYPVSLLGCAHVCSLEDFQDLLQPVITQDWGAEWQDIHFSKRKKSKGVM is encoded by the exons Atggacttcatttcg GCTTTCCTACAGATGGTGGCCAAGAAGAACGGCCTATCAGACTGCACTTTAGAATCAGTGTGGTCTGTCTATGATGTTCTGTTCTGCGAG AAAATGCACAACTTTTGTCTTCCAACATGGGCAACCACCAACGTTCTAGCCAAGCTGAAGAAATTAATGGATTTCAGCTTCATCTTCCAATTTGGGATCCATGAGCGCGTCAAGAAGGCTCGTTTGCAAGGAG GTTTGCTAGTGAATAAGATTCTGAAGAACATGATGGCAAAAGCTGATAATTCCACCTACGACCTTAAACTTGTTGCATATTCTACT CATGAAAACACCCTAGGAGCGTTACAGATTGCTCTCAATGTCTACAATGGACAACAGGCCCCATATGCCTCCTGTCAAATTTTTGAGCTCTTCGAGGAAGATACTCG GGACTTCACAGTGCAGATGTATTTCAGAAACCAAAGTGGTGAAACACCATATCCAGTCTCGCTGCTAGGATGCGCCCATGTCTGCTCTTTGGAAGACTTTCAGGACTTGCTGCAGCCTGTTATCACTCAAGACTGGGGAGCAGAATGGCAGGACATTCAtttcagtaaaagaaaaaaatctaaagggGTAATGTGA